The DNA segment TCCGCACCCGAACAGATCTCCCGTCTCCAACAACTGCAGAACTATTAGGAATAATCATTATCGTTTACGAGTGCGCGGTTTCCCGGCGAATAGTGATCTATATCTCTGGAATAACGGCTTGTCTTTCGGACGTGTGTCTGTGGCTTGCGGCCAATTCTCACACAACGCTTTTACTCATTTGAGACGATTGTTCATGTATGGACTCCGTCAGTCCCACCACGCCGACGGGTATCAGCGTCCAGATGCAGCTCGCGGACCCGTGTTCGAATACATTCTGCAAATCGGTGGGCAATTTCGACCGCAATCGGGCGGACTGGGCGGAGTTCACACGCGTCTTTCGGGCTCGACCGCGGTACCGGCGGCGCGTGCGTGAGTACCCACAGGCCACGGGAGACGGCCCTGCCGCCTGATGAGTAGCTCTCAACACCCGATCGCGCTCGCCATCGAGCGGCAAGTCGGTGGTGCCACGCGGTTGCTAGCGACGGTCATGTGTCTGCCGCTGGTCGACGGCCTGTTCCCGGCACTCGTCCTCGCGGGTGCGATCGACGGCCCGCTCGGGATTCTGGAAGTCGGCCTGCTGGTCTTCGGCGGGAGCGCCACCGTCGCCGTCATCCTCGCGGACATGGAGGGTGGACCGCGCGAGCAAGTGCCGAAGATCCTCGCCGTCGGTGCCGTTCTCGTGACCGTTGCCGGGATCGAGGCGGCGATCGCACCGACCATCGAGAGCGTCCTCGATCTCGAGGTGTTCAAGCGGTTCGCCGCGGTCGTGATCCTCGCGGTCGCCGCCAAAACTGCCAGCTCGCGGATCGGTGATCTCATGCCCAGGCCCGCCATGATCGTCGCGCTCGGTCTGCTCGCGAGCGTCGACCCGTCCAACGCGACGGTCGTCGTCTCGACGGATATCGGACTCGTCGCTCGCGGAGTGGCCGCCGGCCTCGTCGGCGTGACCTTCGCGCTGCTGGTCGCCGTCGCCGGGCCGCGGCTCCGCCGGATCGTCGATCTGGATCGCTTCCGGTTCGGGAGTGCAGTCGCACTCGGCTTGCTCCCGCTGTCGATGTTCGGGCTCGTCCCCGGCAACGTCCCCATCGCGTTGATCGTGCTGGCGCTGACGGCGCTGCTGGCGTTCGATCCCGACGGGTCTCGCCCCCGTTCCCAGTCGAATCCCGCCGTCACGAACGGCGGTCGCGAGGACACCTCCGACGGCGACACCTTCGACGTCGGCGACGACGACGGCTATCAGGCCCCCTGGCTCTGATCGACGATCGGAGGCGCGACGTCGCCGGCGGTAGCCAGTGTGCCCGGCGAGCCACTGCCGGGAAGGGAACACTTAGGATTGTCCTCGCCAACGTCCGGATATGAGTCAGAACCGCGTCGTGCAGGGTCGGATGGTCACGCCGAAGCGACTGGCCGAGTTGGTCGAGGGCGAGGACGTGATGGACGCCGAGGCGATCGAAGATACGGACCGGACGTGTCCCGAGTGTGGCGGTGACGTCATCTCCGTCGGCTACATGCCGACAGTCACGGAGTTCGTCACCGGCTACAAGTGCCAGGACTGCGACTGGTCCGAGACTGACCGCGAGTGACGGGAACCGAAATCCCTTTAGGGGGATTGTTCTTACGGGAGTGTGCGGGGTCGTGGCCAAGCCCGGCATGGCGACTGACTCCAGAGGCAACGGTGCCCGGGACGAAACTCCAGACTGATATACTGAGCGACCGACTGATCATCGGTCGCGCTGATGACCCTCTGGAGTTCCGAGGCGCCAACCGGAGATATCAGTCGATCGGGGGTTCAAATCCCTCCGACCCCACATCCTTATTCCATCCAGACGAAACCGCCAGACAGCGGTGCTTCTGTGATTGTTGATTTAAATGAACAAAGGGTATTGAATCCGGGACGATATGAACCCCTTAGCGATGGGGGCGGCCGCCCTT comes from the Halapricum desulfuricans genome and includes:
- a CDS encoding DUF5795 family protein — translated: MSQNRVVQGRMVTPKRLAELVEGEDVMDAEAIEDTDRTCPECGGDVISVGYMPTVTEFVTGYKCQDCDWSETDRE
- a CDS encoding DUF5794 domain-containing protein — translated: MSSSQHPIALAIERQVGGATRLLATVMCLPLVDGLFPALVLAGAIDGPLGILEVGLLVFGGSATVAVILADMEGGPREQVPKILAVGAVLVTVAGIEAAIAPTIESVLDLEVFKRFAAVVILAVAAKTASSRIGDLMPRPAMIVALGLLASVDPSNATVVVSTDIGLVARGVAAGLVGVTFALLVAVAGPRLRRIVDLDRFRFGSAVALGLLPLSMFGLVPGNVPIALIVLALTALLAFDPDGSRPRSQSNPAVTNGGREDTSDGDTFDVGDDDGYQAPWL